From a region of the Castanea sativa cultivar Marrone di Chiusa Pesio chromosome 10, ASM4071231v1 genome:
- the LOC142612880 gene encoding uncharacterized protein LOC142612880: MSTPRRVPPPCWTHDETIALISSFNDKWLSRSGSRGNLSASEWEAVATDVTSKSSTQCRHKMEKLRKRYRSEKQKHNHHSFVSSWVLFPLLDDIEARSSSSFSSPVPPKKKKIAQTNDNSDSVPGFGNGISIKTLSDRNSISQALTAKNFSKVGGSFNADHEFYRKSRRGSGVESLVGQNLVAPQEIRSRSYSTVTDSCSSKLDFDENVGGFPVRTLGERNLVPPGFEQKNSVKLGEKFSPEFKHKHRMDYAIDKRGGNSVNSRISPKNSNFESKNRNVLRKKREVVGSFAAVVSSIKMLGEEYVKVETMKMEMAMEIEKMRMEMEVKRNEVILESHKLAVEAFLNAMFDRKKKKVKVVSVDS; this comes from the coding sequence atgTCCACCCCACGCAGGGTCCCACCACCATGCTGGACCCACGACGAAACCATAGCTCTAATCTCATCTTTCAACGACAAGTGGCTCAGCCGCAGTGGCAGCCGCGGCAACCTCAGCGCCTCCGAATGGGAAGCCGTGGCTACCGATGTCACTTCCAAATCCTCCACCCAGTGCCGCCACAAGATGGAGAAGCTCCGCAAACGCTACCGTTCCGAAAAGCAAAAGCACAATCATCACTCTTTCGTCTCTTCCTGGGTCCTCTTCCCTCTCTTGGACGATATAGAAGCTcgctcttcctcttctttttcgtCTCCGGTGCCacccaagaagaagaaaattgctCAGACTAATGATAATTCTGACTCTGTTCCTGGTTTTGGAAATGGGATTTCTATTAAAACCCTTTCTGATAGGAATTCGATTTCTCAGGCTTTGACGGCCAAAAATTTTTCCAAAGTTGGTGGGAGTTTCAATGCTGATCATGAATTTTACCGCAAATCGAGACGTGGGTCTGGCGTAGAGAGCTTAGTTGGTCAAAATTTGGTGGCGCCTCAGGAGATTAGGTCGAGAAGCTATAGCACCGTTACGGATAGTTGTAGTTCTAAGCTTGATTTTGATGAAAATGTTGGTGGGTTTCCTGTCAGAACCTTGGGTGAAAGGAATTTGGTGCCCCCGGGGTTTGAGCAGAAGAATTCTGTTAAATTAGGTGAGAAGTTTAGTCCGGAGTTTAAACACAAGCATAGGATGGACTATGCCATTGATAAAAGAGGTGGGAATTCTGTGAATTCGAGAATTAGTCCGAAGAATTCGAATTTTGAATCCAAGAATAGGAATGTGCTTCGGAAGAAGAGGGAGGTGGTGGGTTCGTTTGCGGCAGTGGTTTCGTCGATTAAGATGTTGGGGGAGGAGTATGTGAAGGTGGAGACGATGAAGATGGAAATGGCTATGGAGATTGAGAAAATGAGGATGGAGATGGAGGTGAAGCGCAACGAGGTGATACTCGAGTCACATAAACTTGCTGTGGAAGCCTTTCTGAATGCAATGTTTgataggaaaaagaagaaagtgaaGGTGGTTTCAGTTGATTCTTAG